One Pectinophora gossypiella unplaced genomic scaffold, ilPecGoss1.1 Pgos_32, whole genome shotgun sequence DNA segment encodes these proteins:
- the LOC126380945 gene encoding uncharacterized protein LOC126380945: protein MRGPYKVVKTLPGGRYELKLLSGGRGKLTQAAAQHMVAWRGEWCPESCAAFFENDGVVDTEIALPNALPSMPLLDCDRETEQAAIAGPSSRTPLVNDQVEDDLSSGEAV from the exons ATGCGTGGGCCGTACAAAGTGGTGAAGACCTTACCGGGCGGCCGCTACGAATTGAAACTTCTGAGCGGAGGCCGTGGGAAGCTCACGCAGGCAGCTGCGCAGCATATGGTTGCTTGGCGCGGCGAATGGTGTCCGGAGTCGTGCGCTGCTTTCTTCGAGA ACGACGGAGTTGTGGACACCGAAATAGCGCTACCCAACGCACTACCATCGATGCCACTACTGGACTGCGATAGGGAGACTGAACAAGCTGCGATTGCCGGACCCTCATCCAGAACTCCCCTAGTTAATGACCAGGTCGAGGACGACCTATCATCAGGAGAGGCCGTATAA
- the LOC126380941 gene encoding uncharacterized protein LOC126380941, translated as MLVDYMSTHPSFANGEFTGPLGSQQYLQQWETLRMLLREHGPDKSIEQWRHTWRDLKKKARGEGASLRKALTATGNLIPVPSLSETTNKILGVIGTEMAFGIGGDSQETGIGELPSHKTVESSMGQSQELNNEIEIEIIENQGQALGYAVPSIVRQIEMPVFNEEQRRVRAQSPTNPTSTSTQSQIQMPVFNLEHRQAPGQSPMLPAYTSTFTRSQNTAHRDVHPTTSTSQQRRIGLGDRAVEFLAAEQATTNVLKDIVNTIQTQNQLLKERNNNLVLQNRLKNRER; from the exons ATGTTAGTTGATTACATGAGTACACACCCCAGTTTTGCCAACGGGGAGTTCACTGGCCCCTTGGGCAGCCAGCAGTATCTACAGCAGTGGGAAACGCTGCGGATGCTGCTGAGGGAACATGGGCCTGACAAATCCATAGAACAATGGCGACAT ACTTGgcgggatttaaaaaaaaaagcaaggGGCGAAGGAGCGAGCCTACGTAAGGCTTTGACCGCCACAGGCAATTTAATTCCTGTGCCAAGCCTCTCCGAgacaacaaataaaattttaggTGTCATTGGCACAGAGATGGCTTTTGGTATAGGTGGCGACTCACAGGAGACAGGTATTGGG GAGCTGCCATCTCATAAAACTGTGGAGTCGTCAATGGGTCAGTCACAGGAATTGAATAATGAAATAGAG ATTGAAATCATCGAAAACCAGGGGCAGGCTCTGGGATATGCCGTCCCTTCCATAGTGCGTCAAATAGAG ATGCCAGTCTTCAATGAAGAACAGAGGCGGGTTCGGGCACAAAGTCCCACCAACCCCACGTCGACATCCACACAGAGCCAAATACAG ATGCCAGTTTTTAATTTAGAACACAGGCAGGCCCCGGGACAAAGTCCTATGTTACCCGCTTACACGTCGACCTTCACACGGAGCCAG AATACTGCTCATAGAGACGTGCACCCTACCACTTCCACATCACAGCAGCGGCGTATTGGGCTAGGAGATCGGGCCGTCGAGTTTCTTGCGGCAGAGCAAGCAACGAcaaatgttttaaaa GATATAGTCAACACCATACAGACACAGAACCAATTATTGAAGGagagaaataataatttggttCTGCAAAACAGATTAAAAAACAGGGAGCGGTAA